One Theropithecus gelada isolate Dixy chromosome 3, Tgel_1.0, whole genome shotgun sequence genomic window carries:
- the MRPS24 gene encoding 28S ribosomal protein S24, mitochondrial, with product MAVSVCNGLLGPRVLSWSRELPCAWRALHTSAVCAKNRAARVRVGKGDKPVTYEEAHAPHYIAHRKGWLSLHTGNLDGEDHAAERTVEDVFLRKFMWGTFPGCLADQLVLKRRGNQLEICALVLRNLPPHKYYFLVGYSETLLSYFYKCPVRLHLQTVPSKVVYKYL from the exons ATGGCGGTCTCCGTGTGCAACGGGTTGCTGGGGCCACGG GTGCTGTCCTGGAGCCGAGAGCTGCCTTGCGCTTGGCGCGCCCTGCACACCTCCGCGGTCTGCGCCAAG AACCGGGCGGCCCGAGTACGCGTAGGCAAGGGGGACAAGCCGGTGACCTACGAGGAGGCACACGCGCCGCACTACATCGCCCACCGTAAGGGCTGGCTGTCGCTGCACACAG GTAACCTGGATGGAGAGGACCATGCCGCAGAGCGAACGGTGGAGGATGTTTTCCTTCGCAAGTTCATGTGGGGTACCTTCCCAGGCTGCCTGGCTGACCAGCTGGTTTTAAAGCGCCGGGGTAACCAGTTGGAGATCTGTGCCCTGGTCCTGAGGAACTTGCCTCCACACAAGTACTACTTCCTTGTGGGCTACAGTGAAACTTTGCTGTCCTACTTTTACAAATGTCCTGTGCGACTCCACCTCCAAACTGTGCCCTCAAAGGTTGTGTATAAGTACCTCTAG